Proteins from one Arthrobacter sp. DNA4 genomic window:
- a CDS encoding GerMN domain-containing protein has protein sequence MGRMRPAVLAGILVLVPALAACTAENGPSPSLTSASVPATGGTMPDAPATSAPLETTQSSNKAPVYWIGRSGGNIFLYREFRDVPEQENPVTRALRAMMSEKPLDPDFFTPWQNPDKLATSISGKDVITVDVSADAFNSNLDADMAARAIQQLIYTATAAAASSGLIDTGQQVRVRILVDGHTDYVAFGKVQLGALMTRAAGLVAPVWIIDPQENTEVPAGSVKITGRSTSPGAKLRWQILQSGDGGSKAPFLTGETTAGAGQGQAGVFTLALNLPAGDYELRVAQAGSGGEPDRNEDTRSFKVR, from the coding sequence GTGGGCCGCATGCGCCCTGCCGTCCTCGCAGGAATCCTGGTGCTCGTTCCCGCCCTCGCAGCCTGCACCGCCGAGAACGGACCATCGCCCTCTCTCACCTCTGCCTCAGTCCCGGCCACCGGCGGCACCATGCCGGACGCGCCCGCCACCAGCGCCCCGCTGGAAACCACCCAGTCCTCCAACAAGGCCCCGGTGTACTGGATTGGGCGCAGCGGCGGGAACATCTTCCTCTACCGTGAGTTCCGGGACGTTCCGGAACAGGAGAACCCGGTGACGCGGGCACTGCGCGCCATGATGTCGGAGAAGCCGCTCGACCCGGACTTCTTTACGCCTTGGCAGAACCCGGACAAACTTGCCACCTCCATCTCGGGCAAGGACGTCATCACGGTCGACGTCTCGGCTGACGCCTTCAACAGCAACCTCGACGCCGACATGGCCGCCCGCGCCATCCAACAGCTGATCTACACGGCAACCGCTGCCGCCGCCAGTTCGGGCCTGATCGACACAGGGCAGCAGGTCCGGGTGCGGATCCTCGTAGACGGCCATACGGACTACGTCGCGTTCGGAAAAGTCCAGCTGGGCGCACTGATGACCCGTGCTGCCGGGCTGGTGGCGCCGGTGTGGATCATTGATCCGCAGGAAAACACGGAGGTGCCTGCCGGCAGCGTAAAGATCACCGGCCGCAGCACGTCGCCGGGAGCAAAGCTCCGCTGGCAGATCCTGCAGTCCGGGGACGGCGGAAGCAAGGCCCCGTTCCTGACCGGTGAAACCACGGCCGGCGCCGGGCAGGGGCAGGCGGGCGTCTTTACGCTGGCACTGAACTTGCCGGCGGGCGACTATGAGTTGCGGGTGGCGCAGGCAGGTTCCGGCGGGGAGCCGGACCGCAACGAGGACACCAGGTCCTTCAAGGTCAGGTAG
- the dnaJ gene encoding molecular chaperone DnaJ, with the protein MSSHYDVLGVSPEATGEEIKKAYRKLARTLHPDVNPGADASERFKAVTHAYEVLSDPQKRRIYDTTGNENGTDNGFGGAGYAGQGFAFQDIFDTFFGAGGTSGPASRVRRGQDALISVRIDLRDAVFGVNKKLEVDTAVVCPTCDGSCCRPGTHPERCDICGGSGQVQRAVRSILGQVMTAAPCGTCEGFGTVIKDPCNECSGQGRIRSRRALTIKVPAGVATGTRIQLAGQGEAGPAGGPTGDLYVEIRVNNDATYVREGDDLHATLHIPMTAAALGTDVSLETFDGTQDIEVKPGTQSGEIITLRGLGVTHLRGYGRGDLKVHLQVDTPAKLDPAQEDLLRQLAKLRGEQLTEGKLAASGGMFAKLRDRLGNL; encoded by the coding sequence TTGAGCAGCCACTATGACGTCCTTGGAGTCTCACCCGAAGCTACGGGCGAAGAGATCAAAAAGGCCTACCGCAAACTGGCCCGCACCCTTCACCCGGACGTAAACCCCGGTGCGGACGCTTCAGAACGCTTCAAGGCAGTAACTCACGCCTACGAGGTCCTCTCCGACCCCCAAAAGCGGAGGATCTACGACACCACGGGCAACGAGAACGGCACGGACAACGGCTTCGGCGGTGCCGGTTACGCAGGCCAGGGCTTCGCATTCCAGGACATCTTCGACACCTTCTTCGGCGCCGGGGGCACCTCCGGCCCGGCTTCCCGCGTCCGCCGCGGCCAGGACGCCCTCATCAGCGTCCGGATCGACCTTCGCGACGCCGTGTTCGGCGTGAACAAGAAGCTCGAAGTGGACACTGCCGTGGTCTGCCCCACCTGTGACGGATCCTGCTGCCGGCCCGGCACCCACCCGGAGCGCTGCGACATCTGCGGCGGCAGCGGCCAGGTCCAGCGGGCCGTGCGCTCCATCCTGGGCCAGGTCATGACGGCCGCCCCCTGCGGCACCTGCGAAGGCTTCGGCACGGTCATCAAGGATCCCTGCAACGAATGCAGCGGCCAGGGCCGTATCCGCAGCCGGCGGGCGCTGACCATCAAGGTTCCCGCCGGTGTGGCCACCGGAACCCGGATCCAGCTCGCCGGGCAGGGCGAAGCCGGACCTGCAGGTGGACCGACCGGTGACCTCTACGTGGAAATCCGCGTCAACAATGACGCCACCTACGTACGGGAAGGCGATGACCTGCACGCCACCCTGCACATCCCCATGACGGCGGCCGCACTGGGCACGGACGTCAGCCTGGAAACGTTCGACGGTACGCAGGACATCGAGGTCAAGCCCGGAACACAGTCCGGCGAGATCATCACCCTGCGTGGCCTGGGTGTCACGCACCTGAGGGGATACGGCCGCGGGGACCTGAAGGTCCACCTCCAGGTGGACACTCCGGCCAAGCTCGACCCGGCACAGGAGGACCTCCTCCGGCAGCTCGCCAAGCTCCGCGGCGAACAGCTCACCGAGGGCAAGCTCGCCGCCAGCGGCGGCATGTTCGCCAAGCTTCGGGACCGGCTCGGTAACCTGTAG
- the hrcA gene encoding heat-inducible transcriptional repressor HrcA, with amino-acid sequence MSEPRKLEVLRAIVEDYVHSREPVGSKALVERHHLGVSSATIRNDMAALEDEGLITAPHTSAGRIPTDKGYRLFVDQISAVKPLSAAERRAIQSLLEGADDLDDVLDRTVRLLSQLTNQVAVVQYPHLSKALVRHIEFVLLAPRKVLVVLIANSGKVEQRVIDVGQDLGDDALAALRTRFLAALAGTPLSQLAKALPAVVAGTAHGQRQAAHALAHGLDGLAQNTREDRMVMAGTANLARSNVDFPLSIGPVLEALEEQVVMLRLLSEMAQDHRGVAVSIGRENPYDGLAEASVVATGYGPDSAAKVGILGPTRMDYPTTMAAVRAVARYLSRILGP; translated from the coding sequence GTGAGCGAGCCACGCAAACTGGAAGTGCTGCGGGCCATCGTGGAGGACTACGTCCACTCCCGCGAACCGGTCGGGTCAAAGGCCCTGGTCGAGCGGCATCATCTGGGCGTTTCCAGCGCAACCATCCGCAATGACATGGCGGCCCTTGAAGACGAGGGATTGATCACGGCCCCGCACACCAGTGCAGGGCGAATTCCCACGGACAAGGGCTACCGGCTCTTTGTCGACCAGATCTCGGCAGTCAAGCCCCTGTCGGCAGCGGAGCGCCGGGCCATCCAGTCCCTCCTGGAAGGCGCAGACGACCTCGACGACGTCCTGGACCGCACCGTCCGGCTGCTGTCGCAGCTGACCAACCAGGTGGCTGTGGTCCAGTATCCGCACCTCAGCAAGGCACTGGTGCGCCACATCGAGTTCGTGCTCCTGGCCCCCCGCAAGGTGCTGGTGGTGCTGATTGCCAACAGCGGCAAGGTGGAGCAGCGGGTCATCGACGTCGGCCAGGACCTTGGCGACGACGCACTGGCCGCGCTCCGTACCCGCTTCCTTGCCGCGCTGGCCGGAACTCCGCTAAGCCAGCTGGCCAAGGCGCTCCCCGCCGTCGTAGCCGGAACTGCGCACGGCCAGCGCCAGGCCGCGCACGCGCTGGCGCATGGACTGGACGGCCTGGCACAAAACACCAGGGAGGACCGGATGGTCATGGCCGGAACGGCGAACCTGGCCAGGTCCAACGTGGATTTCCCCCTCAGCATCGGCCCCGTGCTCGAGGCACTGGAGGAGCAGGTGGTGATGCTGCGGCTCCTGAGCGAAATGGCCCAGGACCACCGGGGAGTGGCCGTCAGTATCGGAAGGGAAAACCCTTATGACGGCCTTGCCGAAGCCTCCGTGGTGGCCACCGGCTACGGCCCGGACAGCGCCGCGAAGGTAGGGATCCTCGGCCCAACCAGGATGGACTATCCCACCACCATGGCCGCCGTCAGGGCTGTGGCCCGCTACCTTTCCAGGATTTTGGGGCCCTGA
- a CDS encoding DUF3097 domain-containing protein: protein MDYQNWGPRGISAPAKAELPEVPVERGMVLEDVQSGWVGAVTRVEKSGGMHVVALEDRRGKSRSFKLGFGFLLEGRPIRLMPPAARPAAAGPAAGRTASGSVRVSGQRAQVAKASRIWVEGKHDAELVEKVWGDDLRVEGIVVEPLHGIDDLAAAVAAFKPGPGRRLGVLVDHLVPDSKESRIADAVMASPGAAGNVLIVGHPYVDVWQAIRPAVLGIDKWPVVPRGQDWKTGILKAFGWPHATKEDIGLGWQKLLGAVRTYADLEASLLGRVEEVIDFLTVP from the coding sequence ATGGATTACCAAAACTGGGGGCCCCGCGGCATTTCCGCCCCGGCCAAGGCGGAATTGCCCGAGGTTCCGGTGGAGCGGGGCATGGTGCTCGAGGATGTCCAGTCAGGCTGGGTCGGCGCCGTCACCCGGGTGGAAAAGTCCGGCGGCATGCACGTCGTGGCCCTGGAGGACCGCCGCGGGAAGTCCCGGTCCTTCAAGCTCGGCTTCGGTTTCCTCCTTGAGGGCCGGCCCATCCGGCTGATGCCTCCCGCCGCCCGGCCGGCAGCCGCCGGCCCCGCCGCCGGCAGGACAGCCTCAGGCTCCGTCCGGGTCTCCGGCCAGCGGGCCCAGGTCGCCAAGGCAAGCCGCATCTGGGTGGAGGGCAAGCACGACGCCGAACTGGTGGAAAAGGTCTGGGGAGACGACCTCCGGGTGGAAGGCATCGTCGTCGAACCCCTGCACGGCATTGACGACCTCGCCGCCGCAGTTGCCGCCTTCAAACCCGGTCCGGGCCGTCGCCTCGGCGTGCTCGTGGACCACCTCGTCCCTGACTCCAAGGAGTCCCGCATAGCCGACGCCGTCATGGCATCCCCCGGCGCGGCCGGAAATGTCCTGATCGTCGGCCACCCCTATGTGGACGTCTGGCAGGCGATCCGCCCCGCTGTCCTGGGCATTGACAAATGGCCGGTCGTGCCCCGCGGACAGGACTGGAAGACCGGAATCCTGAAGGCCTTTGGCTGGCCGCACGCCACCAAGGAGGATATCGGCCTGGGATGGCAGAAACTGCTGGGCGCCGTACGTACGTACGCGGACCTGGAAGCGTCCCTGCTGGGGCGGGTTGAGGAAGTCATCGACTTCCTCACCGTTCCCTGA
- a CDS encoding hemolysin family protein, with product MTQLLLVAVALVFLAVAALLTAAEAAFSFLPRHDAEEALHRSRGTAMRRILAEPVAHTRALRFWRVWFEMASAVAVAVLIASLLDNVWLAGLVATGIMALLGFVIVGVSPRQLGRLHSTAVVRFTAPMVRFLTSVLGPIPGWLVAIGSSAAPGAPGGDDAFFSEQEFRELVDRASESDMIEDTEAEMIQSVFDFGDTLVRAVMVPRTDIVSIDAGSSLHEAMSLFLRSGYSRIPVINENTDHILGIVYLKDVAAVVHQLGADQAPPLVESLAREVRYVPESKPVSDLLRELQKESTHVAIVIDEYGGTAGLVTLEDLIEEIVGEIVDEYDTESAEAVALGDGSYRVSARMGIDDLGELFDLEIDDDEVDTVGGLLAKALGRVPIVGSSVDVQGVSLRADRLEGRRNRVSHIIAAPVPRVETDLEGLLEEAEATQQGVPREQEK from the coding sequence GTGACGCAACTGCTCCTGGTCGCGGTGGCACTGGTCTTCCTTGCCGTCGCGGCCCTGCTGACAGCGGCCGAGGCCGCCTTCAGTTTCCTTCCCCGGCACGACGCTGAAGAGGCACTGCACAGGAGCCGCGGCACCGCCATGCGCCGCATCCTTGCGGAACCCGTTGCCCATACCCGGGCCCTCCGCTTCTGGCGCGTCTGGTTTGAGATGGCCTCGGCGGTTGCCGTCGCCGTCCTGATCGCAAGCCTGCTGGACAACGTCTGGCTCGCCGGCCTGGTGGCCACCGGCATTATGGCCCTCCTGGGGTTCGTGATCGTAGGTGTGTCACCCAGGCAGCTCGGCAGGCTGCACTCCACCGCGGTGGTCCGCTTCACCGCGCCGATGGTCCGGTTCCTCACCAGCGTGCTGGGGCCCATCCCAGGGTGGCTGGTGGCCATCGGGAGCTCCGCGGCTCCCGGTGCGCCCGGCGGTGACGACGCGTTCTTCAGCGAACAGGAGTTCCGGGAACTTGTGGACCGGGCCAGTGAGTCCGACATGATCGAGGACACCGAAGCCGAGATGATCCAGTCGGTCTTCGATTTCGGGGACACCCTGGTCCGCGCCGTCATGGTTCCCAGGACGGACATTGTCAGCATCGACGCCGGCTCAAGCCTCCACGAGGCCATGTCCCTGTTCCTGCGCTCGGGATACTCGCGGATCCCGGTCATCAACGAGAACACCGACCACATCCTCGGCATCGTCTACCTGAAGGATGTTGCAGCTGTCGTCCACCAGCTGGGAGCGGACCAGGCGCCGCCCCTGGTGGAGTCGCTGGCGCGCGAGGTCCGCTACGTGCCGGAGTCGAAACCCGTCAGCGACCTCCTGCGCGAGCTGCAAAAGGAATCCACGCACGTAGCCATCGTGATTGATGAGTACGGCGGCACTGCAGGGCTGGTGACCCTCGAAGACCTGATCGAGGAGATCGTGGGCGAGATCGTGGACGAATACGATACCGAGAGCGCCGAAGCCGTGGCCCTGGGAGACGGCTCCTACCGGGTCAGCGCCCGGATGGGCATCGACGACCTCGGCGAGCTGTTCGACCTGGAGATCGACGACGACGAGGTGGACACCGTGGGTGGCCTCCTCGCCAAGGCGCTGGGCCGCGTTCCCATCGTGGGCAGCAGCGTGGATGTGCAGGGCGTATCGCTGCGGGCGGACCGGCTGGAAGGCCGGCGGAACCGGGTCAGCCACATCATTGCGGCACCCGTACCAAGAGTAGAGACTGACCTTGAAGGCCTCCTGGAAGAGGCCGAAGCAACCCAGCAGGGAGTTCCACGTGAGCAAGAAAAATAA
- a CDS encoding 16S rRNA (uracil(1498)-N(3))-methyltransferase, which translates to MSNPVFFTSAGSLAGMVPGRIFVLEGAEARHAVTVKRLSPGEPVDIVDGAGARMSGKVVSAAPSGLGVECGALAMEDRPDVRLVLVQALAKGDRDELAIETATELGIDAVIPWQSERSIVRWKGDRAARAHAKWESTVAAAAKQARRAWIPEVRAAVDTAGLSAAVEGADLAVILHEDAVRPLRTVLEAWQGGGHEGIREVLLIVGPEGGISPREVTKLCDKGAVTALLGHHVLRSSTAGPAAVVLASDILGRWTAT; encoded by the coding sequence GTGAGCAACCCCGTCTTCTTCACCTCCGCCGGTTCACTGGCGGGCATGGTGCCCGGCCGGATCTTTGTCCTCGAAGGGGCGGAGGCCCGGCATGCAGTGACCGTCAAACGCCTGTCTCCGGGCGAGCCGGTGGACATTGTCGACGGCGCCGGCGCCCGCATGAGCGGAAAGGTCGTCTCCGCCGCGCCCTCGGGACTTGGAGTGGAGTGCGGCGCACTGGCAATGGAAGACCGGCCGGACGTCCGCTTGGTCCTGGTTCAGGCCTTGGCCAAGGGCGACCGCGACGAACTGGCCATTGAAACCGCCACCGAGCTGGGCATCGATGCCGTCATACCCTGGCAGTCGGAACGGTCCATCGTCCGCTGGAAAGGTGACAGGGCCGCCCGCGCCCATGCCAAGTGGGAGTCCACTGTGGCCGCCGCCGCCAAACAGGCGCGGCGCGCCTGGATCCCCGAGGTCCGGGCCGCCGTCGATACTGCCGGGCTTTCCGCCGCCGTGGAGGGTGCAGACCTGGCCGTCATCCTCCACGAAGATGCCGTGCGTCCGCTGCGCACCGTCCTGGAAGCGTGGCAGGGGGGTGGGCACGAGGGCATCCGGGAAGTCCTGCTGATCGTCGGCCCGGAAGGCGGAATCAGCCCGCGGGAAGTAACGAAACTCTGCGACAAAGGCGCTGTGACCGCCCTGTTGGGGCACCACGTCCTGCGGTCCTCCACGGCCGGGCCGGCCGCCGTCGTGCTTGCAAGCGACATCCTTGGCCGGTGGACAGCTACCTGA
- a CDS encoding PhoH family protein, with product MTESANGKRRLNTGDGGPGEFPHSLPGIRTEVVLFENSDQMVQSLGSHDEALRFIEEQFPDVNFHARGNELSISGPVSDVPRIMRLLQEVRGLVARGTVITPAVLQQLVALLRTQSLQNPVDVLTHDILSSRGRTIRPKTLNQKNYVDAIDANTVIFGIGPVSTGKTYLAMAKAVQALQQKEVSRIILTRPAVEAGERLGFLPGTLSDKIDPYLRPLYDALHDMMDPESIPRLMAVSTIEVAPLAYMRGRTLNDAFIILDEAQNTTPEQMKMFLTRLGFGSKMVVTGDVTQVDLPFGTRSGLRIVEEILQGIEGVSFSVLDAADVVRHRLVGDIVNAYSIWDEAQRNRVKHSASREKRGEHA from the coding sequence ATGACTGAATCAGCAAATGGTAAGCGACGGCTCAACACGGGCGACGGCGGTCCGGGGGAATTCCCGCACTCCCTGCCCGGCATCCGGACCGAAGTAGTCCTCTTTGAGAACTCCGACCAAATGGTTCAGTCGCTCGGCAGCCATGACGAGGCGCTGCGGTTCATCGAAGAGCAGTTCCCGGACGTCAACTTCCATGCCCGCGGCAATGAACTGTCCATCAGCGGCCCCGTCAGTGACGTTCCCCGCATCATGCGGCTCCTCCAGGAAGTCCGGGGCCTGGTGGCCCGGGGCACAGTCATCACGCCCGCGGTGCTGCAGCAGCTGGTTGCCCTCCTGCGCACCCAGTCACTCCAGAATCCCGTGGATGTGCTCACCCACGACATCCTCTCCAGCCGCGGCAGGACTATCCGGCCCAAGACGCTGAACCAAAAGAACTACGTTGACGCCATCGATGCCAACACGGTCATCTTCGGCATCGGCCCGGTAAGCACCGGCAAGACCTATCTGGCCATGGCGAAAGCTGTCCAGGCCCTGCAGCAGAAAGAGGTCAGCCGGATCATCCTGACGCGCCCTGCGGTGGAGGCGGGGGAGCGGCTCGGGTTCCTGCCCGGCACGCTCAGCGACAAGATCGATCCCTACCTGCGGCCGCTCTACGACGCCCTGCACGACATGATGGACCCCGAATCCATCCCGCGGCTCATGGCGGTAAGCACCATCGAGGTGGCGCCCCTTGCCTACATGCGCGGCCGCACCCTCAACGACGCCTTCATCATCCTTGACGAAGCCCAGAACACCACGCCGGAACAGATGAAGATGTTCCTCACACGGCTGGGTTTCGGATCCAAGATGGTGGTCACCGGAGACGTTACCCAGGTGGACCTGCCCTTCGGAACGCGTTCGGGGCTGCGGATCGTCGAAGAAATCCTGCAGGGCATCGAGGGCGTCAGCTTCTCTGTCCTGGATGCCGCCGACGTTGTGCGGCACAGGCTTGTTGGCGACATCGTCAACGCCTACAGCATCTGGGACGAAGCCCAGCGGAACCGCGTCAAACATTCAGCAAGCCGCGAAAAACGGGGGGAACACGCGTGA
- a CDS encoding DUF4870 domain-containing protein encodes MAENARDHRDGQGRSEYHGVPANALPLTASEDRQWATLAHFGGILGCVPSLLIYLIFRDRGPFTAQESKEALNFSLPPTIAAVLANILVFIPYVGNIFAVIATLIWVALTCFSVAAGIHVNKGQPHRYQYNLRWIK; translated from the coding sequence GTGGCAGAAAACGCACGTGATCACAGGGACGGCCAGGGCCGCTCCGAGTACCATGGCGTCCCCGCCAATGCGCTGCCGCTCACGGCCAGCGAAGACCGCCAATGGGCCACGCTCGCGCATTTCGGCGGGATCCTGGGGTGCGTCCCCTCGCTGCTGATCTACCTGATCTTCCGTGACCGCGGGCCATTTACCGCGCAGGAATCCAAAGAAGCGCTGAACTTCAGCCTGCCGCCCACCATCGCCGCTGTGCTGGCCAACATCCTGGTGTTCATCCCCTATGTGGGAAACATCTTCGCGGTCATCGCCACCCTGATCTGGGTGGCGCTCACCTGCTTCTCCGTGGCAGCAGGGATCCACGTCAACAAGGGCCAGCCGCACCGCTACCAGTACAACCTGCGCTGGATTAAGTAG
- the ybeY gene encoding rRNA maturation RNase YbeY, whose amino-acid sequence MSIEVNNESGVQVDESGLVALSRYIFEQLYIHPQAELSILLVDEPAMEKLHIELMDEPGATDVLSVPMDELTPGTPDRPTPQGMLGDIAICPQVATVQARNAGHSLQDEMLLLTTHGILHLLGYDHAEPEEKAEMFGLQRELLSGFTGKEAPAETTQ is encoded by the coding sequence GTGAGCATCGAGGTGAACAACGAGTCCGGCGTCCAGGTGGATGAGTCCGGGCTCGTAGCCCTGTCGCGGTACATCTTTGAGCAGCTCTACATCCATCCGCAGGCCGAACTGTCCATCCTCCTGGTGGATGAACCGGCCATGGAGAAGCTGCACATCGAGCTGATGGACGAACCCGGGGCCACGGACGTGCTCTCGGTTCCCATGGACGAGTTGACTCCAGGGACCCCTGACCGGCCCACGCCCCAGGGCATGCTGGGCGACATCGCCATCTGCCCGCAGGTGGCCACAGTGCAGGCCCGGAACGCGGGCCACTCGCTGCAGGACGAGATGCTGCTGCTCACCACGCACGGCATCCTTCACCTGCTGGGCTACGACCATGCCGAACCAGAAGAGAAGGCGGAGATGTTCGGGCTCCAGCGGGAACTCCTGTCCGGCTTTACCGGCAAAGAAGCACCTGCAGAGACGACCCAGTGA